The genomic segment TAAAACTATTTGAAATGACTTGACGTTTCTAGTCTATTGTCTATTGGTGATCGGCTACATCGATTTTCTAAATGTTGTAATTTCAAATTGATAATGAGaagcaaaagaaaagaaaatgccGAAAAGGGGTGTCTGACATGATGGCTATACATACAATAGAAAATGTACTGAAAtccttattttatattttttacccGTCTAGTTTTGATGGCAAAGGACGATGCAAAGCACTCTTCCTTACAGTATTGACACTACAACAAACAATGTATAGAGATATAAAGAGAGAGAAAAGTCGACACATAATAAAAAAGTCACATCAATTCTTTAATAAACATCTGTAAAACACTTGAAGGGTTTGGATTTTTACAGTTGAGCGTGCACACAGCATATCTCACAATATTCAGATtggtagtatatatatatttaaagtgTTGAGAAACGTTTAAAgaaataataagaaaataataaacattagtagaatattattaaaaaaagtagTAATGTTGTCAGTGTTGGCAGCAGTTATTGGAAAAGTGTAACCTtgataaatatttaaacatAACTTCTTCTTGCATAGTACAAATTAGAGTTAAGAAATtgatttttctctattttagtatgcattttgcattttataTATTGATTAATTGTAGCATATTAGCCTAAAATTCCTTTGAAAGCAGctggtttttgtttgtttgtttttgaataTTACTATTATTACTGTCAGCCCTAAAGTCATACTAATAATGGTTAGTGTATATTTTCTAAAGAGAagaatttttgaagaaaaaaaatctatactTACGGAACTGTCTGGCGGATGGTGTTCTCAATGTTGTGTTCTGAGTACAAACCAATGGGGGAGTTGAATTGTTTGTGGATAACCTTTAATAATCACAAAAATGTAGTTAATTATCTACAAATTAATGCAAAAGATCAAGTGGGACTTACTCTGCCAGTATCAGCATCTTGGCCAACAACTCTGTGCAACATGGTGTCGGCAACACGTTGCTTCATGACACTGTCATGGAAGTCATGGTGGTGATGGGCACGTACAGCTGGGTTGGGATAATGTCTCAGGTAGGATTCTGTGGTGGGAGCATCTTTTTTCACTTTAGCACCGGGCAAAACAAGTGGAGTTGTTCGGTATGGCTAAAAAAAGAtaaggaaaaaaataaatatgcgTTAAAAGCTattgttttgtaaaaaaaggAAAGATTTTTGACAAATTATATTCcctaacattttttatacccaccaccgtaggatagggggtatactcatcgaaatatcaatttccgaccctacaaagtatatatgtatgtatacttCGGATCGTCGTTTCTAAGATAATTTTACGATGTCACTCTAgacccttcaaaaattgagatattgagctgaaatttgacaaagatacgtctttttgatgcacgctggttaagttcttgaacgggccaaatcggaccatatttggatatagctgctatatagactgattttccgaTAAATGGTCCAATGcccacaaaaaatttatttttttcgtccgatttttttgaaatttgaaacagtggtttttttagcctcctgacacccgacattaatatggttcagatcggactatatttagatatagttgccatatagaccgatctgccgataaggggtctgaagccaataaaagctttatttattacccgatttcggtgaaatttgaaacagtgagtaggttaagacctcccaacatccgacctaaatatggttctgatcggactatattttgatatagctgtcatatagactgatctgccgataaggggactgaagcccataaaagctgtatatattacccgatttcgcagaaatttgtaacagtgagtttttctgagcctcacgatatccgaccgtaatatggttcagatcggtttataattggatacatctgccaaaaagactaatattttgttctacaaaattgaatagtgatatGTATTAGACCACtgaatatccgtgccgaatttggggtcttaagttATCCATTTTTTGTGATTGTGACGATatggggtttacataaatacccgaggtggagggtattcaaagttaaggcctttttatttgttcataGTAGTCTAGGCATAAAACCAATTTAAACTCATTTAAACcacatacatacaaataaaGTAATATTTTCACCTACTGTTGCACTATCTCTGTCTATTATataaacatttcaaataaaccacccccaactaaaaaaaatttcctttagctTTTAGACTATTTGCCTAAATTTTATACTCGTATATATACATTGATGATTCTGTATATTCCACAAACACATTCTGtgcatttgtgaaaatttaaaatgccaAACTTTTCACAATTCTCCCCATTTCTCTCCCAACGAACAGGTTAACGAGATAGTGAAAAATCGAGAACATTTGgcatttggaaaatatttttcatacatTGTATGTATTTGTTTATAGATATTTTCTTTTGACTGTCTTTGTACTTTGGCGGACATCATTAGCAGAGAATTTATTTGTTGAGATATCTGTTCAAATATCTGTCTATCCATGTGTGAGTCTCGTTTTCTATTGTATACATggtatattttaaaaatattacgtAAGATTATCGCTGGCATACTTTATTGTCCagtattatttgattttcaaGGCATATAGCACGAATGTGTCTACAAAGGAATATAAACATGAATATATCTAGGTTCTATTAAGtataattgaaaatgttgttaTAAGAAAAGCCATAAGCAAAAACGGAAAAGTTTTATCAATTTGTGTACTATAATTAAATAGGTAAGCATCAAggtattgtttttaaaaatcttattaattgtttattgataaaaaaaatattccaattggTTTTTACGTATGAACGGTACATTATTATTTGGCAGCTTCTATAGAActgttaattttcaaaaaataagttAAACTATGTTTCCACCGGATTTGCTCCAAGTGGAAACATGATATTTAAGCCAAACTGCCCAATAATTATAGCTCAGATTGGAATATGTCGTAGCTTCAAATGTCATATCTATTTTTGGTGTCGTTAATATGAATTCGATGATTCACCAGCAAAGGGGTAGTGTAAACAACTGAACAAAATTGTTTGTcccgaagtgcactatctgacaatgagttttggttgtgtgtgtgttatagttaagaaccatgagATACACAAACAGCAAAAAATGAAGCGaactattaggttgcccaaaaagtaattgcagattttttaaaagaaagtaaatgcatttttaataaaacttataatgaactttaatcaaatatactttttttacactttttttctaaagcaagctaaaagtaacagctgataactgacagaagaaagaatgcaattacagaatcacaagctgt from the Stomoxys calcitrans chromosome 1, idStoCalc2.1, whole genome shotgun sequence genome contains:
- the LOC106087167 gene encoding uncharacterized protein LOC106087167 isoform X12, translating into MEYVQFKNGSPHYYREQPDLNECIQYQPYRTTPLVLPGAKVKKDAPTTESYLRHYPNPAVRAHHHHDFHDSVMKQRVADTMLHRVVGQDADTGRVIHKQFNSPIGLYSEHNIENTIRQTVPIFIDLSFLEQKQKILEQQKQKEQNELQHRAQRQKQPEQRYHH
- the LOC106087167 gene encoding uncharacterized protein LOC106087167 isoform X13, whose protein sequence is MEYVQFKNGSPHYYREQPDLNECIQYQPYRTTPLVLPGAKVKKDAPTTESYLRHYPNPAVRAHHHHDFHDSVMKQRVADTMLHRVVGQDADTGRVIHKQFNSPIGLYSEHNIENTIRQTVPNSYSQRPFPARRTM